Proteins from a genomic interval of Xylocopa sonorina isolate GNS202 chromosome 6, iyXylSono1_principal, whole genome shotgun sequence:
- the Ema gene encoding C-type lectin domain containing ema isoform X4, with translation MFRSRSWFGGGLWKPKNPHSLEHLKYLYHVLSKNQTVSENNRGLLVETLRSIAEILIWGDQNDSSVFDFFLEKNMLSFFLRIMKQKCGSYVCVQLLQTLNILFENIRNETSLYYLLSNNHVNSIIVHKFDFSDEEVMAYYISFLKTLSLKLNAHTIHFFYNEHTNDFPLYTEAIKFFNHSEGMVRIAVRTLTLNVYRVEDASMLAFIRDRTAAPYFSNLVWFIGNHIIELDTCVRNDADHQSQNRLSDLVAEHLDHLHYLNDILCLNISDLNKVLSEHLLHKLLVPLYVYSLMRRKNLLCQNQEERKHVSIVVALFLLSQVFLIVSHGPLVHTLAAVMLLSDLETIQTGASKVLEMYGDISSDKPIAFSPPKESLEKSLENLSETLTASDELCEEESTSKCEEDLETNHPSTSFNSTLIADISALVSPEQLDLQDNIDTSTEDLEEIKHLNITDEEKEQRLALESPLTPQTQKSIAESLSNKPFLDTILNSLSCTENDYAALFALCLLYALANNQGIDRKTLDPILCNSRNSTTIYNEILIDRLIHIITLSCQTNARVRLVTLELAIKLLIQLVMSEGQSMLKDPHLAAIEAAKEQSTSLLKNFYKSEDIFLDMFEDEYSEIQKRPLNVEWLMMDSNILLPPTGTPMTGIEFTKRLPCGEVERARRAIRVFFLIRDLSLTLSMEAETQLPLTNPANCIQVDNVLDLNNSDLIACTVVWKDGQKIRRFLVIDVVQLILVEPDTRKLGWGVAKLVGFLQDIEVTGDKDDSRCLHLTIYKPLSSSTGNRVPLLSTKFIFDDHIRCMAAKQRLTKGRIKARQKKMNQIARLLDIPTSMPHSSTPPNYALRGFRHERLLGRGQRQKDHQSRPMFTVNKVPGFAAQMRRENVVKPTPAFSASTPKRNDSVVTTEKSHENGLRSRDSSPKMPRPRSEEIPLEDMSIRKASLTSSGISTSLKCQDKKDGQISACSTNGESSTVIRKHSEETSFTCPQEVKPRRKGQVKTV, from the exons ATGTTTCGTAGTCGGAGCTGGTTTGGTGGAGGGCTTTGGAAGCCTAAAAACCCTCACTCATTGGAACATCTTAA GTATTTGTACCATGTCCTCTCAAAAAATCAAACTGTATCAGAAAACAATAGAGGTTTACTAGTAGAGACCTTACGTTCTATAGCTGAAATTTTAATATGGGGTGACCAGAACGATAGCAGTGTATTTGA TTTCTTCTTGGAGAAGAACATGCTTTCGTTTTTTCTACGTATAATGAAGCAAAAATGTGGAAGTTACGTATGTGTTCAGTTATTACAGACCTTAAATATTTTGTTTGAGAATATACGCAATGAAACATCTTTGT ATTACCTACTTAGTAATAATCATGTAAACAGTATAATAGTGCACAAATTTGACTTCAGCGACGAAGAGGTGATGGCGTACTATATCAGTTTTTTAAAGACTTTAAGCTTGAAGTTAAATGCCCATACCATTCATTTCTTTTATAATGAG CACACCAATGATTTTCCATTATATACAGAGgcaattaaattttttaatcaTTCAGAAGGAATGGTTCGTATAGCAGTGCGAACACTAACTTTAAATGTATATCGAGTAGAAGATGCCTCCATGCTAGCATTTATAAGAGATCGCACTGCTGCACCCTATTTCAGCAATCTTGTATGGTTTATTGGTAATCACATTATAGAGCTTGACACTTGTGTTAGAAATGATGCTGA TCATCAGAGTCAAAACAGATTATCAGATTTAGTAGCAGAACATTTAGAtcatttacattatttaaatGACAttctgtgtttaaatatatctgACCTAAACAAAGTTTTATCAGAACACTTGCTTCACAAATTACTAGTTCCATTGTATGTTTACTCACTTATGAGACGCAAAAATCTTCTGTGCCAAAATCAG GAAGAAAGAAAACATGTGAGCATTGTTGTAGCCTTATTTCTACTTTCTCAAGTATTTCTAATTGTCTCTCATGGTCCTCTTGTACATACGTTAGCAGCAGTAATGCTGTTGTCAGACTTGGAAACTATACAAACAGGTGCAAGTAAAGTACTTGAAATGTATGGTGATATTTCATCAGACAAGCCAATTGCTTTTTCACCACCAAAAGAAAGCTTAGAAAAATCTCTGGAAAATTTAAGTGAAACGTTAACAGCATCGGATGAGCTTTGTGAAGAAGAGAGTACGTCAAAGTGTGAGGAAGACTTGGAAACTAATCATCCTAGCACATCGTTTAATTCTACTTTAATAGCAGATATATCTGCACTTGTTAGTCCAGAACAGCTGGACTTACAAGACAATATAGATACTTCAACAGAGGACTTAGAAGAGATTAAACATTTGAATATCACGGACGAAGAAAAAGAGCAAAGATTAGCGCTAGAAAGTCCTTTAACACCTCAGACACAAAAAAGTATCGCCGAATCATTGTCAAATAAACCATTTTTAGATACAATCTTAAATTCTCTGTCCTGCACAGAAAATGATTATGCTGCGCtattcgcattatgtttattgtatgctttagcgaataatcAG GGCATAGATCGTAAAACTTTGGACCCAATTTTATGCAATTCACGAAATTCAACAACTATATATAATGAAATTTTAATAGATAGACTAATTCATATTATAACGTTAAGCTGTCAAACAA ATGCTAGAGTGAGACTCGTTACATTGGAATTGGCAATTAAATTGCTAATACAATTAGTAATGTCTGAAGGACAAAGTATGTTGAAAGATCCGCATTTGGCAGCAATTGAAGCAGCCAAAGAGCAGAGTACAtcgttattaaaaaatttttataag AGCGAAGATATATTCCTGGATATGTTTGAAGATGAATATAGCGAAATTCAGAAACGACCATTGAATGTAGAATGGTTAATGATGGACAGTAATATTCTGTTACCACCAACTGGAACCCCAATGACAGGCATCGAATTTACTAAAAGACTACCGTGTGGAGAA GTTGAACGCGCACGACGTGCTATAAGAGTATTCTTCTTAATAAGAGATTTATCTTTAACCCTTAGTATGGAAGCGGAAACGCAGTTACCCCTAACAAATCCGGCCAACTGTATTCAAGTCGACAATGTTCTTGATCTGa ATAATAGCGATTTAATCGCATGTACAGTTGTGTGGAAAGATGGTCAGAAAATCCGTCGTTTTCTAGTCATTGATGTTGTGCAATTAATTCTTGTTGAACCTGATACCCGTAAACTGGGTTGGGGAGTGGCAAAACTGGTGGGTTTTCTACAGGATATTGAAGTAACAGGTGATAAAGAtgactccagatgtctacatttaacAATCTATAAACCTTTAAGTAGTAGTACTGGCAATCGCGTCCCGTTATTATCAACAAAATTCATTTTCGATGATCATATACGATGTATGGCCGCTAAACAAAG GCTAACAAAAGGTCGAATAAAAGCACGACAAAAGAAAATGAATCAAATTGCAAGACTGTTGGACATTCCCACTAGTATGCCTCACTCTTCAACGCCACCGAATTATGCTTTACGCGGTTTCCGACACGAAC GATTATTAGGACGCGGTCAACGACAAAAAGATCATCAGTCACGACCTATGTTTACGGTTAATAAAGTTCCTGGTTTCGCAGCACAAATGCGCAGGGAGAATGTTGTCAAACCTACCCCTGCTTTTTCGGCATCGACTCCAAAGCGTAATGACAGTGTCGTTACAACTGAGAAGAGTCACGAAAATGGTTTACGGTCTCGGGACAGTTCGCCAAAAATGCCAAGACCGCGAAGCGAAGAAATTCCACTAGAAGATATGTCTATTCGTAAAGCATCTTTAACTTCTAGCGGAATAAGCACATCACTTAAATGTCAAGACAAGAAAGATGGTCAAATTTCGGCTTGTTCTACTAATGGTGAATCATCGACTGTGATTAGAAAACATTCTGAAGAAACATCGTTTACCTGCCCCCAAGAAGTAAAACCGCGTAGAAAAGGGCAAGTGAAAACCGTTTGA
- the Ema gene encoding C-type lectin domain containing ema isoform X6 yields MFRSRSWFGGGLWKPKNPHSLEHLKYLYHVLSKNQTVSENNRGLLVETLRSIAEILIWGDQNDSSVFDFFLEKNMLSFFLRIMKQKCGSYVCVQLLQTLNILFENIRNETSLYYLLSNNHVNSIIVHKFDFSDEEVMAYYISFLKTLSLKLNAHTIHFFYNEVNEHTNDFPLYTEAIKFFNHSEGMVRIAVRTLTLNVYRVEDASMLAFIRDRTAAPYFSNLVWFIGNHIIELDTCVRNDADHQSQNRLSDLVAEHLDHLHYLNDILCLNISDLNKVLSEHLLHKLLVPLYVYSLMRRKNLLCQNQEERKHVSIVVALFLLSQVFLIVSHGPLVHTLAAVMLLSDLETIQTGASKVLEMYGDISSDKPIAFSPPKESLEKSLENLSETLTASDELCEEESTSKCEEDLETNHPSTSFNSTLIADISALVSPEQLDLQDNIDTSTEDLEEIKHLNITDEEKEQRLALESPLTPQTQKSIAESLSNKPFLDTILNSLSCTENDYAALFALCLLYALANNQGIDRKTLDPILCNSRNSTTIYNEILIDRLIHIITLSCQTNARVRLVTLELAIKLLIQLVMSEGQSMLKDPHLAAIEAAKEQSTSLLKNFYKSEDIFLDMFEDEYSEIQKRPLNVEWLMMDSNILLPPTGTPMTGIEFTKRLPCGEKTKLMFTQVERARRAIRVFFLIRDLSLTLSMEAETQLPLTNPANCIQVDNVLDLNNSDLIACTVVWKDGQKIRRFLVIDVVQLILVEPDTRKLGWGVAKLVGFLQDIEVTGDKDDSRCLHLTIYKPLSSSTGNRVPLLSTKFIFDDHIRCMAAKQRLTKGRIKARQKKMNQIARLLDIPTSMPHSSTPPNYALRGFRHERKIYAYDY; encoded by the exons ATGTTTCGTAGTCGGAGCTGGTTTGGTGGAGGGCTTTGGAAGCCTAAAAACCCTCACTCATTGGAACATCTTAA GTATTTGTACCATGTCCTCTCAAAAAATCAAACTGTATCAGAAAACAATAGAGGTTTACTAGTAGAGACCTTACGTTCTATAGCTGAAATTTTAATATGGGGTGACCAGAACGATAGCAGTGTATTTGA TTTCTTCTTGGAGAAGAACATGCTTTCGTTTTTTCTACGTATAATGAAGCAAAAATGTGGAAGTTACGTATGTGTTCAGTTATTACAGACCTTAAATATTTTGTTTGAGAATATACGCAATGAAACATCTTTGT ATTACCTACTTAGTAATAATCATGTAAACAGTATAATAGTGCACAAATTTGACTTCAGCGACGAAGAGGTGATGGCGTACTATATCAGTTTTTTAAAGACTTTAAGCTTGAAGTTAAATGCCCATACCATTCATTTCTTTTATAATGAGGtaaacgag CACACCAATGATTTTCCATTATATACAGAGgcaattaaattttttaatcaTTCAGAAGGAATGGTTCGTATAGCAGTGCGAACACTAACTTTAAATGTATATCGAGTAGAAGATGCCTCCATGCTAGCATTTATAAGAGATCGCACTGCTGCACCCTATTTCAGCAATCTTGTATGGTTTATTGGTAATCACATTATAGAGCTTGACACTTGTGTTAGAAATGATGCTGA TCATCAGAGTCAAAACAGATTATCAGATTTAGTAGCAGAACATTTAGAtcatttacattatttaaatGACAttctgtgtttaaatatatctgACCTAAACAAAGTTTTATCAGAACACTTGCTTCACAAATTACTAGTTCCATTGTATGTTTACTCACTTATGAGACGCAAAAATCTTCTGTGCCAAAATCAG GAAGAAAGAAAACATGTGAGCATTGTTGTAGCCTTATTTCTACTTTCTCAAGTATTTCTAATTGTCTCTCATGGTCCTCTTGTACATACGTTAGCAGCAGTAATGCTGTTGTCAGACTTGGAAACTATACAAACAGGTGCAAGTAAAGTACTTGAAATGTATGGTGATATTTCATCAGACAAGCCAATTGCTTTTTCACCACCAAAAGAAAGCTTAGAAAAATCTCTGGAAAATTTAAGTGAAACGTTAACAGCATCGGATGAGCTTTGTGAAGAAGAGAGTACGTCAAAGTGTGAGGAAGACTTGGAAACTAATCATCCTAGCACATCGTTTAATTCTACTTTAATAGCAGATATATCTGCACTTGTTAGTCCAGAACAGCTGGACTTACAAGACAATATAGATACTTCAACAGAGGACTTAGAAGAGATTAAACATTTGAATATCACGGACGAAGAAAAAGAGCAAAGATTAGCGCTAGAAAGTCCTTTAACACCTCAGACACAAAAAAGTATCGCCGAATCATTGTCAAATAAACCATTTTTAGATACAATCTTAAATTCTCTGTCCTGCACAGAAAATGATTATGCTGCGCtattcgcattatgtttattgtatgctttagcgaataatcAG GGCATAGATCGTAAAACTTTGGACCCAATTTTATGCAATTCACGAAATTCAACAACTATATATAATGAAATTTTAATAGATAGACTAATTCATATTATAACGTTAAGCTGTCAAACAA ATGCTAGAGTGAGACTCGTTACATTGGAATTGGCAATTAAATTGCTAATACAATTAGTAATGTCTGAAGGACAAAGTATGTTGAAAGATCCGCATTTGGCAGCAATTGAAGCAGCCAAAGAGCAGAGTACAtcgttattaaaaaatttttataag AGCGAAGATATATTCCTGGATATGTTTGAAGATGAATATAGCGAAATTCAGAAACGACCATTGAATGTAGAATGGTTAATGATGGACAGTAATATTCTGTTACCACCAACTGGAACCCCAATGACAGGCATCGAATTTACTAAAAGACTACCGTGTGGAGAA AAAACAAAATTAATGTTTACACAGGTTGAACGCGCACGACGTGCTATAAGAGTATTCTTCTTAATAAGAGATTTATCTTTAACCCTTAGTATGGAAGCGGAAACGCAGTTACCCCTAACAAATCCGGCCAACTGTATTCAAGTCGACAATGTTCTTGATCTGa ATAATAGCGATTTAATCGCATGTACAGTTGTGTGGAAAGATGGTCAGAAAATCCGTCGTTTTCTAGTCATTGATGTTGTGCAATTAATTCTTGTTGAACCTGATACCCGTAAACTGGGTTGGGGAGTGGCAAAACTGGTGGGTTTTCTACAGGATATTGAAGTAACAGGTGATAAAGAtgactccagatgtctacatttaacAATCTATAAACCTTTAAGTAGTAGTACTGGCAATCGCGTCCCGTTATTATCAACAAAATTCATTTTCGATGATCATATACGATGTATGGCCGCTAAACAAAG GCTAACAAAAGGTCGAATAAAAGCACGACAAAAGAAAATGAATCAAATTGCAAGACTGTTGGACATTCCCACTAGTATGCCTCACTCTTCAACGCCACCGAATTATGCTTTACGCGGTTTCCGACACGAACGTAAGATATATGCATAT GATTATTAG
- the Ema gene encoding C-type lectin domain containing ema isoform X3, producing the protein MFRSRSWFGGGLWKPKNPHSLEHLKYLYHVLSKNQTVSENNRGLLVETLRSIAEILIWGDQNDSSVFDFFLEKNMLSFFLRIMKQKCGSYVCVQLLQTLNILFENIRNETSLYYLLSNNHVNSIIVHKFDFSDEEVMAYYISFLKTLSLKLNAHTIHFFYNEVNEHTNDFPLYTEAIKFFNHSEGMVRIAVRTLTLNVYRVEDASMLAFIRDRTAAPYFSNLVWFIGNHIIELDTCVRNDADHQSQNRLSDLVAEHLDHLHYLNDILCLNISDLNKVLSEHLLHKLLVPLYVYSLMRRKNLLCQNQEERKHVSIVVALFLLSQVFLIVSHGPLVHTLAAVMLLSDLETIQTGASKVLEMYGDISSDKPIAFSPPKESLEKSLENLSETLTASDELCEEESTSKCEEDLETNHPSTSFNSTLIADISALVSPEQLDLQDNIDTSTEDLEEIKHLNITDEEKEQRLALESPLTPQTQKSIAESLSNKPFLDTILNSLSCTENDYAALFALCLLYALANNQGIDRKTLDPILCNSRNSTTIYNEILIDRLIHIITLSCQTNARVRLVTLELAIKLLIQLVMSEGQSMLKDPHLAAIEAAKEQSTSLLKNFYKSEDIFLDMFEDEYSEIQKRPLNVEWLMMDSNILLPPTGTPMTGIEFTKRLPCGEVERARRAIRVFFLIRDLSLTLSMEAETQLPLTNPANCIQVDNVLDLNNSDLIACTVVWKDGQKIRRFLVIDVVQLILVEPDTRKLGWGVAKLVGFLQDIEVTGDKDDSRCLHLTIYKPLSSSTGNRVPLLSTKFIFDDHIRCMAAKQRLTKGRIKARQKKMNQIARLLDIPTSMPHSSTPPNYALRGFRHERLLGRGQRQKDHQSRPMFTVNKVPGFAAQMRRENVVKPTPAFSASTPKRNDSVVTTEKSHENGLRSRDSSPKMPRPRSEEIPLEDMSIRKASLTSSGISTSLKCQDKKDGQISACSTNGESSTVIRKHSEETSFTCPQEVKPRRKGHRREKKGRKNEKNVNAILN; encoded by the exons ATGTTTCGTAGTCGGAGCTGGTTTGGTGGAGGGCTTTGGAAGCCTAAAAACCCTCACTCATTGGAACATCTTAA GTATTTGTACCATGTCCTCTCAAAAAATCAAACTGTATCAGAAAACAATAGAGGTTTACTAGTAGAGACCTTACGTTCTATAGCTGAAATTTTAATATGGGGTGACCAGAACGATAGCAGTGTATTTGA TTTCTTCTTGGAGAAGAACATGCTTTCGTTTTTTCTACGTATAATGAAGCAAAAATGTGGAAGTTACGTATGTGTTCAGTTATTACAGACCTTAAATATTTTGTTTGAGAATATACGCAATGAAACATCTTTGT ATTACCTACTTAGTAATAATCATGTAAACAGTATAATAGTGCACAAATTTGACTTCAGCGACGAAGAGGTGATGGCGTACTATATCAGTTTTTTAAAGACTTTAAGCTTGAAGTTAAATGCCCATACCATTCATTTCTTTTATAATGAGGtaaacgag CACACCAATGATTTTCCATTATATACAGAGgcaattaaattttttaatcaTTCAGAAGGAATGGTTCGTATAGCAGTGCGAACACTAACTTTAAATGTATATCGAGTAGAAGATGCCTCCATGCTAGCATTTATAAGAGATCGCACTGCTGCACCCTATTTCAGCAATCTTGTATGGTTTATTGGTAATCACATTATAGAGCTTGACACTTGTGTTAGAAATGATGCTGA TCATCAGAGTCAAAACAGATTATCAGATTTAGTAGCAGAACATTTAGAtcatttacattatttaaatGACAttctgtgtttaaatatatctgACCTAAACAAAGTTTTATCAGAACACTTGCTTCACAAATTACTAGTTCCATTGTATGTTTACTCACTTATGAGACGCAAAAATCTTCTGTGCCAAAATCAG GAAGAAAGAAAACATGTGAGCATTGTTGTAGCCTTATTTCTACTTTCTCAAGTATTTCTAATTGTCTCTCATGGTCCTCTTGTACATACGTTAGCAGCAGTAATGCTGTTGTCAGACTTGGAAACTATACAAACAGGTGCAAGTAAAGTACTTGAAATGTATGGTGATATTTCATCAGACAAGCCAATTGCTTTTTCACCACCAAAAGAAAGCTTAGAAAAATCTCTGGAAAATTTAAGTGAAACGTTAACAGCATCGGATGAGCTTTGTGAAGAAGAGAGTACGTCAAAGTGTGAGGAAGACTTGGAAACTAATCATCCTAGCACATCGTTTAATTCTACTTTAATAGCAGATATATCTGCACTTGTTAGTCCAGAACAGCTGGACTTACAAGACAATATAGATACTTCAACAGAGGACTTAGAAGAGATTAAACATTTGAATATCACGGACGAAGAAAAAGAGCAAAGATTAGCGCTAGAAAGTCCTTTAACACCTCAGACACAAAAAAGTATCGCCGAATCATTGTCAAATAAACCATTTTTAGATACAATCTTAAATTCTCTGTCCTGCACAGAAAATGATTATGCTGCGCtattcgcattatgtttattgtatgctttagcgaataatcAG GGCATAGATCGTAAAACTTTGGACCCAATTTTATGCAATTCACGAAATTCAACAACTATATATAATGAAATTTTAATAGATAGACTAATTCATATTATAACGTTAAGCTGTCAAACAA ATGCTAGAGTGAGACTCGTTACATTGGAATTGGCAATTAAATTGCTAATACAATTAGTAATGTCTGAAGGACAAAGTATGTTGAAAGATCCGCATTTGGCAGCAATTGAAGCAGCCAAAGAGCAGAGTACAtcgttattaaaaaatttttataag AGCGAAGATATATTCCTGGATATGTTTGAAGATGAATATAGCGAAATTCAGAAACGACCATTGAATGTAGAATGGTTAATGATGGACAGTAATATTCTGTTACCACCAACTGGAACCCCAATGACAGGCATCGAATTTACTAAAAGACTACCGTGTGGAGAA GTTGAACGCGCACGACGTGCTATAAGAGTATTCTTCTTAATAAGAGATTTATCTTTAACCCTTAGTATGGAAGCGGAAACGCAGTTACCCCTAACAAATCCGGCCAACTGTATTCAAGTCGACAATGTTCTTGATCTGa ATAATAGCGATTTAATCGCATGTACAGTTGTGTGGAAAGATGGTCAGAAAATCCGTCGTTTTCTAGTCATTGATGTTGTGCAATTAATTCTTGTTGAACCTGATACCCGTAAACTGGGTTGGGGAGTGGCAAAACTGGTGGGTTTTCTACAGGATATTGAAGTAACAGGTGATAAAGAtgactccagatgtctacatttaacAATCTATAAACCTTTAAGTAGTAGTACTGGCAATCGCGTCCCGTTATTATCAACAAAATTCATTTTCGATGATCATATACGATGTATGGCCGCTAAACAAAG GCTAACAAAAGGTCGAATAAAAGCACGACAAAAGAAAATGAATCAAATTGCAAGACTGTTGGACATTCCCACTAGTATGCCTCACTCTTCAACGCCACCGAATTATGCTTTACGCGGTTTCCGACACGAAC GATTATTAGGACGCGGTCAACGACAAAAAGATCATCAGTCACGACCTATGTTTACGGTTAATAAAGTTCCTGGTTTCGCAGCACAAATGCGCAGGGAGAATGTTGTCAAACCTACCCCTGCTTTTTCGGCATCGACTCCAAAGCGTAATGACAGTGTCGTTACAACTGAGAAGAGTCACGAAAATGGTTTACGGTCTCGGGACAGTTCGCCAAAAATGCCAAGACCGCGAAGCGAAGAAATTCCACTAGAAGATATGTCTATTCGTAAAGCATCTTTAACTTCTAGCGGAATAAGCACATCACTTAAATGTCAAGACAAGAAAGATGGTCAAATTTCGGCTTGTTCTACTAATGGTGAATCATCGACTGTGATTAGAAAACATTCTGAAGAAACATCGTTTACCTGCCCCCAAGAAGTAAAACCGCGTAGAAAAGG ACATCGTAGggagaaaaaaggaagaaagaatgagaagaatgtaaatgcaatactgaaTTAA